In one Neobacillus sp. WH10 genomic region, the following are encoded:
- a CDS encoding peptidase yields the protein MNKNESKIKHWLKENRARGARLLQILVRENSTRGNESSTQAIVIEKCRQLGLELDIWELDGEELKKHPAYCCDRQSFEGNPNLVAVLKGSGGGKSIILNGHIDVVPVGEESSWSHDPFSGLIECGKLYGRGATDMKGGNVALLMAIESLIENGIKLKGDVIFQSVIEEESGGAGTLAAVLRGYHADGAIIPEPTNMKVFPKQQGSMWFRITVTGKAAHGGTRYEGISAIEKSLLVIQGLQQVEKNRNAKISDPLFEKIPIPIPINIGKITSGEWPSSVPDTAIIEGRMGVSPDETIQSAQHEMENCLRELNQQDEWLRENPLKIEWFGGRWLPGSLESDHPLIKELTKSFVEVKGENPVIEASPWGTDGGILSVVGNTPVVVFGPGITETAHDANEHINLEDMFTASEIIALTLLNWCEVDE from the coding sequence TTGAACAAAAATGAAAGCAAAATTAAGCATTGGCTAAAGGAGAATCGCGCTCGAGGGGCAAGACTGTTACAAATCCTTGTACGTGAAAATAGCACGAGAGGAAATGAAAGCAGTACACAAGCGATTGTAATTGAAAAATGTCGTCAGCTTGGGCTAGAACTTGATATTTGGGAACTTGATGGTGAAGAATTAAAGAAACATCCAGCTTATTGCTGTGACCGTCAAAGTTTCGAAGGGAATCCCAATTTAGTAGCAGTGTTAAAAGGGTCAGGCGGCGGAAAGTCAATCATTTTAAACGGCCACATCGATGTCGTCCCAGTTGGGGAAGAATCGAGCTGGAGTCATGACCCGTTTAGCGGATTGATTGAGTGCGGCAAGCTGTATGGCAGAGGCGCAACCGATATGAAAGGCGGGAATGTGGCACTCCTCATGGCAATCGAATCGTTGATTGAAAATGGAATTAAGTTAAAAGGGGATGTTATTTTTCAAAGTGTTATTGAAGAAGAAAGCGGTGGGGCTGGTACTCTTGCAGCTGTTTTAAGGGGATATCATGCAGACGGGGCTATCATTCCAGAGCCGACAAATATGAAAGTATTCCCAAAGCAACAGGGTTCCATGTGGTTTCGGATCACCGTGACTGGGAAGGCGGCACACGGTGGAACTAGATATGAGGGTATTAGTGCCATCGAGAAATCTCTTCTAGTGATTCAAGGCTTACAACAGGTTGAGAAAAATAGAAATGCCAAGATATCAGATCCTCTCTTTGAAAAAATCCCTATTCCTATTCCGATTAACATCGGAAAGATTACAAGTGGCGAATGGCCTTCTTCGGTGCCTGACACCGCCATCATCGAAGGAAGAATGGGAGTATCGCCGGATGAAACGATTCAATCGGCACAGCATGAAATGGAAAATTGCCTGCGTGAATTAAATCAGCAAGATGAATGGCTGCGTGAAAATCCCCTAAAGATTGAATGGTTTGGCGGTAGGTGGCTGCCAGGAAGTCTTGAAAGTGATCATCCATTGATAAAGGAACTAACTAAAAGTTTTGTAGAAGTGAAGGGGGAGAACCCTGTTATTGAAGCAAGTCCATGGGGAACAGATGGTGGAATTCTTTCCGTAGTAGGAAATACTCCTGTTGTAGTTTTCGGTCCTGGTATTACCGAAACGGCTCATGATGCCAATGAGCATATCAATCTCGAAGATATGTTTACAGCAAGTGAAATCATTGCCTTAACACTATTGAACTGGTGTGAAGTAGATGAGTAG
- a CDS encoding 3-oxoacid CoA-transferase subunit B, translating to MGMEVDVRNQMAKRAAEEIQNGMVVNLGIGIPSLVPNHLSKETMVMFHAENGITGMGPSPAKGEEDENLCNAGGFPVTLNMGGSYCDSAIAFGMIRRGRVDITILGSLQVSQYGDLANWIVPGKKVPGMGGAMELAQKAKKVIVVMNHCDKHGNPKIVPSCTLPLTSARCVDLLVTDLAVFRVSEDGLLLTELFSPFNLEYVVNKTGCEFKISKTVRNIPY from the coding sequence ATGGGCATGGAAGTAGACGTTCGCAACCAAATGGCGAAAAGGGCAGCGGAGGAAATTCAAAATGGAATGGTGGTAAACCTTGGTATCGGTATTCCTTCACTTGTTCCGAACCATTTGTCAAAGGAAACTATGGTGATGTTTCATGCTGAAAACGGGATTACCGGGATGGGGCCGAGTCCTGCAAAAGGGGAAGAAGATGAAAATTTATGTAATGCCGGTGGATTTCCTGTCACACTCAACATGGGTGGTTCTTATTGTGACAGCGCCATTGCTTTCGGAATGATCCGTAGAGGGAGAGTTGATATCACCATTTTAGGTTCATTGCAGGTCAGTCAATATGGCGACCTTGCAAATTGGATTGTTCCGGGGAAAAAGGTTCCGGGGATGGGAGGTGCGATGGAGCTTGCGCAAAAAGCAAAAAAAGTCATTGTTGTAATGAACCATTGTGACAAACATGGCAACCCGAAAATAGTTCCATCCTGCACATTACCATTAACATCAGCCCGTTGTGTCGATCTTCTTGTCACTGACTTAGCTGTTTTCAGGGTATCCGAAGATGGCCTGCTTTTGACAGAGCTGTTTTCACCATTCAATTTAGAGTATGTAGTCAATAAAACCGGATGTGAATTTAAAATAAGTAAAACTGTTCGGAATATCCCGTACTAA
- a CDS encoding CoA transferase subunit A, producing MENSFGKITTLEAVMEFFHDGMTLMFGGFGGVGSPPTLIDGILEKGVHDLILIGNDTGFPHIGIGKIVSQGLAKKVIASHIGSNPIAGQLMNDGRLEVEFSPQGILAERIRAGGVGLPAILSDIGIDNEMVSKNKPLFAIDGKNYLVETALTAEVSIVFAKKADMYGNLIFDKSARNTNPLVAMAGEITIAEVEEIVPMGSLDPDEIITPGVFVDYVIPTKGVNWKWAWK from the coding sequence ATGGAAAATTCATTCGGAAAAATAACAACCTTAGAAGCGGTCATGGAATTTTTTCATGATGGCATGACACTAATGTTTGGTGGATTTGGCGGGGTCGGTTCTCCCCCGACATTAATTGATGGGATTTTGGAAAAAGGCGTACATGATCTGATCTTGATAGGAAACGATACAGGTTTCCCTCACATTGGCATCGGGAAAATAGTCAGCCAGGGACTAGCCAAGAAGGTTATTGCCTCGCATATTGGCTCTAATCCGATTGCAGGACAGCTCATGAATGACGGAAGGCTTGAAGTAGAGTTTTCACCACAGGGAATTTTGGCGGAAAGGATACGTGCTGGGGGTGTGGGTCTGCCAGCGATCTTATCCGATATCGGGATAGATAACGAAATGGTATCGAAAAATAAACCGCTATTTGCTATCGATGGGAAAAATTATCTCGTTGAAACTGCCTTAACAGCAGAAGTTTCGATTGTCTTTGCGAAAAAGGCAGATATGTACGGCAATTTAATATTTGACAAAAGTGCCCGTAATACCAATCCACTTGTTGCAATGGCAGGGGAAATAACAATTGCGGAGGTAGAAGAAATTGTTCCAATGGGCAGTCTGGACCCTGATGAAATCATTACTCCGGGAGTGTTCGTTGATTATGTGATTCCTACTAAGGGGGTGAATTGGAAATGGGCATGGAAGTAG
- a CDS encoding aspartate aminotransferase family protein: MEKSFLIKPVLDEIYPVIDYGKGIYLFDLEGKKYLDAASGAVTANIGHGVAEIIEAMQEQAKKVSFVYRSQFTSEAAEKLAKKIADWTPGELNWSFFVNSGSEATETAMKMAIQYWQEQGIQTKTKVLSRWVSYHGITLGALSMSGHTGRRARFVPLLEDFPVINPPYCYRCPYNQEAPSCGYMCANELKTAIKRIGADQIAAFIVEPVIGAAGGAIAPPKDYYKTIKKICEDNDILFIADEVMTGFGRTGTVLACEQWDVIPDIVAFGKGMGAGYAPIAAAVASEKVMAPILAGTKSVMSGHTLSANPQSCAVSLAVLEYLEKNEIIKEVECKGVYLKNQLEKLKGQYSFIGDVRGKGLLLGIEFVEDCELKTPFPREALITQKVIALAKEKGLLVYPAGAGIDGVNGDAIIVSPPLTITKREIENLVLLLKETFAAFSNQINIGTVGDI, from the coding sequence ATGGAAAAATCGTTTCTAATCAAACCCGTGCTCGATGAAATATACCCGGTCATTGATTATGGTAAAGGAATCTACTTATTTGATCTGGAAGGTAAAAAATACCTTGATGCCGCTTCAGGCGCTGTCACAGCCAATATCGGTCATGGTGTAGCCGAAATCATTGAAGCGATGCAGGAACAGGCTAAAAAAGTCTCATTTGTGTATCGATCTCAATTTACAAGTGAAGCTGCTGAAAAGCTGGCGAAAAAAATTGCTGATTGGACACCTGGAGAACTAAATTGGAGTTTTTTTGTGAACAGCGGCTCAGAAGCGACAGAGACTGCGATGAAAATGGCGATTCAATATTGGCAGGAACAAGGGATTCAAACAAAGACAAAGGTGTTATCAAGATGGGTAAGTTATCATGGCATAACATTGGGAGCGCTTTCAATGTCCGGGCATACCGGAAGAAGGGCTAGGTTTGTTCCACTCTTAGAGGATTTTCCAGTTATCAACCCGCCATATTGCTACAGGTGTCCGTATAATCAGGAGGCACCATCCTGTGGCTACATGTGTGCCAATGAATTGAAAACTGCAATCAAGAGGATTGGGGCTGACCAAATCGCTGCCTTTATCGTTGAACCTGTTATCGGGGCTGCAGGCGGTGCGATTGCACCACCAAAGGATTATTATAAAACCATAAAAAAAATCTGCGAGGACAATGATATTCTCTTTATTGCCGATGAAGTCATGACTGGTTTTGGCCGGACGGGAACGGTACTTGCATGTGAGCAATGGGATGTCATTCCGGATATTGTAGCATTTGGTAAAGGGATGGGAGCTGGATATGCGCCCATTGCTGCTGCGGTTGCAAGTGAAAAGGTCATGGCACCGATCTTGGCCGGAACAAAGTCAGTGATGAGCGGGCATACATTAAGTGCGAATCCCCAATCATGTGCGGTGTCATTAGCTGTTCTCGAATACTTAGAAAAGAACGAGATTATAAAAGAGGTAGAATGTAAGGGAGTTTATTTGAAAAATCAACTTGAAAAACTAAAAGGACAATATTCATTTATAGGTGATGTACGCGGCAAAGGATTGCTCCTCGGTATTGAATTTGTCGAGGATTGTGAATTGAAAACACCATTTCCAAGAGAGGCCTTGATTACTCAAAAAGTTATTGCACTTGCCAAGGAAAAAGGACTCCTCGTTTACCCTGCTGGTGCCGGGATTGATGGGGTTAATGGTGATGCCATTATCGTCTCTCCGCCATTAACAATCACAAAAAGAGAGATTGAGAATCTTGTATTATTATTAAAAGAAACATTCGCGGCCTTTTCAAACCAAATAAATATAGGAACAGTTGGTGATATCTAA
- a CDS encoding potassium transporter TrkG has protein sequence MNTIKKLKLKTKQLSTIQLIVIFYLSALIVSTLLLKIPLAHRENVSLSFIDAMFTSASAISVTGLSVISLNDTFSNFGIFLLCLILQLGGLGVMSLSTFLWIMLGKKVGLKERQLLMIDQNQSNLAGLVQLAKRIFIIFVSFELIGGIILGFWFMNYYGSPLTAFKHGFFASISATTNAGFDITGESLSPFSHDYFVQTIVIILMIVGAIGFPVIVEIYEFFLCMIKKKRFHFTLFTKLTTLTFVILTVIGALFIFLLDSNNFFVNKEWHESFFYSLFHSATTKSAGLATMNINEFTPSNQLFLSILMFIGGSPSSASGGIRTTTFAIVILAIIFYAQGKSSIKIFRRELHKEDVLKSFIVLTTAAFLCLSSILVLSITEQGTLIEVIFEVSSAFGTNGLSMGLTPRLTTFGKILIIILMFIGRVGIVTCLFMLRGKGSKEKFNYPKEKVTIG, from the coding sequence ATGAACACAATTAAAAAACTTAAATTAAAAACTAAACAACTATCGACTATACAATTAATCGTTATTTTTTATTTGTCTGCATTAATCGTTTCTACACTTTTATTAAAAATTCCTCTTGCACATCGAGAAAATGTTTCTTTAAGTTTTATTGATGCTATGTTTACCTCTGCCAGCGCCATTAGTGTAACAGGATTAAGCGTCATTTCGTTAAATGATACATTCAGTAACTTTGGAATCTTTCTTTTATGCTTAATTCTTCAATTAGGCGGACTCGGGGTCATGTCTTTAAGTACTTTCCTCTGGATTATGCTAGGTAAAAAGGTGGGGTTGAAAGAAAGGCAGCTGCTTATGATTGACCAAAATCAGTCCAATTTAGCGGGATTGGTACAGCTGGCAAAACGAATATTCATTATTTTTGTTTCCTTTGAATTAATAGGTGGAATAATTTTAGGTTTTTGGTTCATGAATTATTACGGTAGTCCTTTAACTGCTTTTAAACATGGATTTTTCGCTTCCATTAGTGCAACAACTAATGCTGGGTTTGATATCACCGGAGAGTCACTTAGTCCATTCAGCCATGACTACTTTGTTCAAACGATAGTAATTATTTTAATGATTGTTGGAGCAATTGGATTTCCAGTTATAGTGGAAATTTATGAATTCTTTTTATGTATGATCAAGAAGAAAAGATTTCATTTTACCTTGTTTACGAAATTAACAACATTAACGTTTGTTATCCTAACTGTAATAGGCGCACTATTTATTTTTCTTCTTGACAGTAATAACTTTTTTGTTAATAAGGAATGGCATGAATCATTTTTTTACTCCCTATTTCATTCAGCGACAACTAAAAGTGCTGGATTAGCAACAATGAATATTAATGAGTTTACTCCCAGTAACCAGCTGTTCCTGTCGATTTTAATGTTTATTGGCGGCTCACCTAGCAGTGCAAGCGGTGGAATTAGAACAACCACTTTTGCCATCGTTATTTTAGCGATTATTTTTTATGCCCAAGGAAAAAGCTCTATCAAAATATTTAGACGTGAACTTCATAAGGAAGACGTTCTAAAATCATTTATTGTGCTCACAACTGCAGCATTTCTTTGTTTAAGTTCGATTTTAGTTCTATCGATCACAGAGCAAGGGACATTAATTGAGGTCATTTTTGAAGTATCTTCTGCTTTCGGAACAAATGGATTATCGATGGGGTTAACACCTAGATTAACGACATTTGGCAAGATTCTTATCATCATTTTAATGTTTATCGGAAGGGTTGGTATTGTAACCTGCTTATTTATGTTACGCGGCAAAGGAAGTAAAGAGAAATTCAATTATCCAAAAGAAAAGGTAACAATCGGATAA
- a CDS encoding DUF502 domain-containing protein has protein sequence MKSVFKSFINGILTIVPIILVIYVIYKTFLFLDGLLGNSLKPYLREDYIPGIGLLTTIILITLLGWLSTKYVTGKMVKLIDRLLENIPVVKTIYSVIKDTVQSFLGDKKSFSKVALVVIPGTEMRSIGFITSEQLEDFYSPLKDHVAVYIPQTFQVAGFTFLIPKNQVEIIEVKAEDAMKFVLSGGMTSTSKQKGKNT, from the coding sequence ATGAAATCAGTTTTCAAGAGTTTTATTAATGGCATTTTAACGATTGTGCCGATTATTCTTGTGATTTATGTTATTTATAAAACGTTTCTATTTTTGGACGGCTTGTTAGGCAACTCGCTGAAGCCTTACTTAAGAGAAGATTACATACCTGGAATCGGCTTATTGACGACCATTATTTTAATTACCCTTTTAGGCTGGCTGTCTACAAAATATGTAACGGGAAAAATGGTTAAACTAATTGATCGACTGCTTGAAAATATTCCAGTGGTTAAAACGATTTATTCGGTTATTAAGGATACGGTTCAATCCTTCCTTGGCGATAAGAAATCATTTTCCAAGGTGGCATTGGTTGTGATTCCAGGAACTGAAATGCGCAGTATCGGTTTTATTACTTCGGAGCAATTGGAGGATTTTTATAGTCCTCTAAAGGATCATGTTGCTGTCTATATCCCACAAACATTCCAGGTGGCTGGATTTACATTTTTAATTCCAAAGAATCAAGTGGAAATAATCGAGGTTAAGGCCGAGGATGCGATGAAGTTTGTCCTTTCAGGGGGGATGACATCTACATCAAAACAGAAGGGGAAAAATACATAA
- the msrB gene encoding peptide-methionine (R)-S-oxide reductase MsrB, with translation MQNKDLKKELTPIQYEVTQNNGTEPPFRNEYWNDTRDGIYVDIVSGKPLFSSLDKFDAGCGWPSFTKPIEDNEVLEKEDNSHFMVRTEVRSKTADSHLGHVFNDGPEPTGLRYCINSAALRFIPNEELEEKGYGEFTKLFEKK, from the coding sequence ATGCAAAATAAGGATTTGAAAAAAGAATTAACGCCAATTCAGTATGAAGTAACGCAAAATAATGGGACAGAGCCGCCGTTTCGAAATGAATATTGGAATGATACAAGAGACGGTATTTATGTGGATATCGTTTCAGGGAAGCCGTTATTTAGCTCGCTTGATAAATTTGATGCAGGCTGTGGCTGGCCAAGCTTTACGAAACCAATTGAAGACAATGAAGTGTTGGAAAAAGAAGATAATAGTCATTTTATGGTGCGGACAGAGGTTCGAAGTAAAACCGCGGATTCCCATTTAGGTCATGTATTTAATGACGGTCCAGAACCGACAGGCTTACGTTATTGTATCAATTCCGCTGCGTTACGGTTTATACCGAATGAGGAGCTTGAAGAAAAAGGTTATGGGGAATTTACGAAGTTGTTTGAAAAAAAGTAA
- the msrA gene encoding peptide-methionine (S)-S-oxide reductase MsrA has protein sequence MEEKHQLATFAGGCFWCMVKPFDELPGIISVLSGYTGGIVENPTYQQVCSDTTGHYEAVQIAYHPDVFPYEKLLELYWQQIDPTDPGGQFYDRGQSYQTAIFYHDETQKKLAEESKKTLQESGRFNRPIVTPILPAQTFYPAEDYHQYYYKKNRAHYQSYHIGSGRAGFIERHWGDKNAK, from the coding sequence GTGGAAGAGAAACATCAATTAGCAACATTTGCCGGCGGCTGTTTCTGGTGTATGGTGAAGCCGTTTGATGAACTGCCGGGGATTATTAGTGTTTTGTCAGGTTATACAGGGGGAATAGTAGAAAACCCGACCTATCAACAGGTTTGCTCAGATACTACCGGACATTATGAAGCCGTACAAATAGCTTATCATCCGGACGTTTTCCCGTATGAAAAATTATTAGAGCTATATTGGCAGCAAATTGACCCTACCGATCCCGGCGGGCAATTTTATGACCGAGGTCAATCGTATCAAACTGCGATTTTCTACCATGATGAAACACAAAAAAAGCTTGCCGAAGAATCAAAGAAAACATTACAAGAAAGCGGCCGGTTTAACAGACCGATTGTAACACCAATTTTGCCGGCGCAGACATTTTATCCGGCTGAAGATTACCATCAGTACTACTATAAGAAAAATCGGGCTCACTATCAGTCCTATCATATAGGGTCAGGTAGAGCAGGTTTTATTGAGAGGCATTGGGGGGACAAAAATGCAAAATAA
- the rsgA gene encoding ribosome small subunit-dependent GTPase A — protein MKLETIGLTEKVKYDFDKVKTSEDLIIGRVALEHKRMYRVWTEQGELLSEVSGKFSFQAHSREDFPAVGDWVCLKPRFDEGKGTILAVLPRNSKFSRKSAGATAEEQIVAANVDTVFLVNSLNEDLNLRRIERYLLLTWESGANPVIVLSKADLCQDIMVKLAEVEAIAYGGVPVIPISSETMSGFEKLDPFLQPGKTIALLGSSGVGKSTLTNRLLGEEKQLVQDIREDDAKGRHTTTHREMIVLPNGSILIDTPGMRELQLWESSEGLTETFSEIQELASQCRFRDCQHKDEPGCAVVKAIEEGFVALERLNSYNKLQKELAFIERKADKRAQAEVRKHWKNINKQMKQRKSR, from the coding sequence ATGAAATTAGAAACAATTGGCTTAACTGAAAAAGTTAAATATGATTTTGATAAAGTTAAAACAAGTGAAGATTTGATTATTGGCCGCGTGGCCCTCGAACACAAGCGTATGTATCGGGTTTGGACGGAACAGGGTGAATTGTTATCTGAGGTTTCGGGTAAGTTTAGCTTTCAAGCTCACTCCCGTGAGGATTTTCCTGCTGTTGGTGATTGGGTCTGCTTGAAACCAAGGTTCGATGAAGGAAAGGGAACCATTTTAGCTGTCTTGCCGCGTAATAGTAAGTTTTCAAGAAAATCAGCGGGTGCCACCGCTGAGGAGCAAATTGTTGCCGCAAACGTTGATACCGTTTTTCTGGTAAACTCATTAAATGAGGACCTAAATTTAAGAAGAATTGAACGCTATCTTTTATTGACATGGGAAAGCGGTGCAAACCCTGTCATTGTGTTAAGTAAAGCAGACCTTTGTCAAGATATAATGGTGAAGTTGGCCGAAGTGGAAGCAATTGCCTATGGTGGTGTACCCGTTATTCCGATCAGTTCTGAGACCATGAGTGGATTTGAAAAATTAGACCCCTTTTTGCAGCCAGGCAAAACTATTGCCCTTCTTGGGTCATCTGGGGTAGGGAAATCAACCTTAACGAATCGATTATTAGGGGAAGAAAAGCAATTGGTGCAAGATATTCGCGAGGATGATGCTAAGGGGAGACATACGACAACCCACAGAGAAATGATTGTCTTGCCCAATGGCAGTATCTTAATTGATACCCCTGGGATGAGGGAATTGCAGCTATGGGAAAGTTCAGAGGGTTTAACCGAGACCTTTTCGGAAATTCAAGAACTTGCTTCACAGTGCCGGTTCCGCGATTGTCAGCATAAGGATGAGCCGGGCTGCGCCGTGGTAAAGGCGATTGAAGAGGGTTTTGTTGCTTTAGAACGATTAAATAGCTACAACAAACTGCAAAAAGAACTGGCGTTTATTGAACGAAAAGCCGATAAACGTGCACAGGCAGAGGTACGAAAGCACTGGAAAAATATAAATAAACAAATGAAGCAGCGGAAAAGTCGATAA
- a CDS encoding DUF4397 domain-containing protein, whose product MSETRNQADYLQKAAMYDLLAQYYKYTNPNHHMHFYLKHFKYMNKAMNIMRTNSKIKHGEAKVRLLHTSHDAPNVDMYINGKRVITDLPFKHVSQVLSLNPGKYHVDIYPAGNMVDSVLNKKITVEAGKSYTLTTIDTVKKMRLLIYLNQPEVPLNEAKVRFIHLSPDTPPLDIAVKDRDVIFPKVSYKQATEYLGLTPMTVDLEVRMSGSKEIVLPMSKVQFKTNDSYTIVFLGLSKGTPGFQFISIKN is encoded by the coding sequence ATGTCCGAGACAAGAAACCAAGCTGATTATCTTCAAAAAGCTGCCATGTATGATTTGTTAGCGCAATATTATAAATACACAAACCCGAACCATCACATGCATTTCTATTTAAAACATTTTAAATACATGAATAAAGCGATGAACATAATGCGTACAAATTCCAAAATAAAGCATGGAGAAGCAAAAGTCCGCCTGCTTCACACCTCCCATGATGCCCCCAATGTAGATATGTATATAAATGGAAAACGAGTAATAACGGATCTGCCATTTAAACATGTAAGTCAAGTACTTTCATTAAATCCTGGTAAATACCATGTTGATATTTACCCAGCCGGAAACATGGTTGATAGTGTTTTAAATAAAAAAATAACAGTTGAGGCAGGAAAGTCGTACACGCTGACAACAATTGATACTGTCAAAAAGATGCGCCTGCTTATTTATTTGAACCAACCGGAGGTTCCTTTAAATGAAGCAAAGGTTCGCTTTATCCACTTATCACCAGATACCCCGCCGCTTGATATTGCCGTGAAGGATCGCGATGTTATTTTTCCTAAGGTTTCATATAAACAAGCAACTGAATATTTAGGATTAACACCAATGACAGTAGACCTTGAGGTTAGGATGTCAGGCAGTAAAGAGATTGTCTTACCGATGTCAAAAGTACAGTTTAAAACAAATGATAGTTATACCATTGTATTTCTCGGGTTATCAAAAGGCACACCAGGATTTCAATTTATCAGCATCAAAAATTGA
- a CDS encoding YpmS family protein yields the protein MKNKWKIGFLLLLGINLLFVIIILSLAMAPSNEKEISKLKSPTGEQVSFHVKSNKYDLNRLINYYLKEEAADSSIDYRVILGDEVELYGTLPFFSEKLNLKLTFEPIAQKNGDLVLEQQSMSVGKLNLPISYVLNFISENYKLPKGVEIRPNDHLVYIHMQQLKLKSNLKIKADKFDLKKDDITFTILVPVK from the coding sequence ATGAAAAACAAATGGAAAATTGGATTCCTTCTCTTGTTAGGAATTAACCTTTTGTTCGTTATAATTATTTTATCACTAGCAATGGCTCCGTCGAATGAGAAGGAAATCAGCAAATTAAAGAGTCCAACTGGTGAGCAAGTTTCTTTTCATGTTAAATCAAACAAGTATGACTTAAATAGGCTTATTAACTATTATCTTAAAGAAGAAGCTGCTGATTCTTCGATTGATTATCGGGTCATATTAGGAGATGAAGTTGAACTATACGGAACGTTACCATTTTTTAGTGAAAAACTAAATTTGAAATTGACCTTTGAACCTATAGCACAAAAAAATGGTGATTTGGTTTTGGAGCAACAATCAATGTCAGTCGGTAAGTTAAATCTGCCGATTTCATACGTGTTAAACTTTATTAGTGAAAATTATAAGCTGCCAAAAGGAGTCGAGATTAGACCGAATGATCATCTCGTCTATATCCATATGCAGCAATTAAAACTGAAGAGCAATCTGAAAATCAAAGCAGATAAATTTGATCTGAAGAAAGATGATATTACTTTTACTATTTTAGTGCCCGTTAAGTAG
- a CDS encoding SGNH/GDSL hydrolase family protein → MKKFFTPLLLSVVLLCSCSSSDPLVLHQEKKVAAQVFAQIPADFYPRKLTIVSAGDSLTQGVGDSTDQGGYLPYLKTMLEKEKGIKEVDFHNFGVTGNRTTQLLKRLKTPEMKEVLQKADLVILTIGGNDIMKVVKDNISNLQVSDFIKEKDSYRNHLSQIMEAIVQENPNASIVLVGLYNPFSKWFSDIKEMDEIVADWNQVGQSVITKYPNAYFVEIEDAFLNATEDLLFTDHFHPNDKGYKLIAERLNETLSERVIPDLEKTPYTVSTEEN, encoded by the coding sequence ATGAAAAAGTTTTTCACCCCTCTACTTCTCTCGGTAGTATTATTATGTTCATGCAGTTCATCCGATCCTTTGGTGCTGCATCAGGAAAAGAAAGTAGCAGCACAGGTTTTTGCACAAATCCCCGCTGATTTTTACCCGCGAAAATTGACGATAGTGTCTGCTGGAGATTCTTTAACACAAGGTGTTGGCGATAGTACTGATCAAGGCGGTTACTTGCCTTACTTAAAAACGATGCTAGAAAAAGAAAAAGGAATCAAGGAAGTTGATTTCCATAATTTTGGTGTAACGGGTAATCGGACAACACAACTGTTAAAAAGACTCAAAACGCCTGAAATGAAGGAAGTATTACAAAAGGCGGATTTGGTTATCCTTACAATCGGCGGAAATGATATTATGAAAGTCGTAAAGGACAATATTTCGAACCTTCAAGTATCTGATTTCATCAAGGAAAAAGATTCCTATCGTAATCATTTATCACAAATTATGGAGGCAATTGTCCAGGAAAATCCAAACGCATCCATCGTTCTGGTAGGATTGTACAATCCATTTTCAAAGTGGTTTTCCGATATTAAAGAAATGGATGAAATTGTTGCCGACTGGAATCAAGTTGGTCAAAGTGTAATTACTAAATATCCAAATGCCTACTTCGTTGAGATTGAAGATGCATTTTTAAATGCAACCGAAGATCTTTTGTTTACCGATCATTTCCACCCAAATGACAAAGGATATAAACTAATTGCCGAGAGGCTGAACGAGACTTTGAGTGAGCGAGTAATACCTGATCTGGAGAAAACGCCATATACGGTCAGTACAGAGGAGAATTAG